The genome window ACGACCACGTCGATCGTGTGTTTCAGCTTTTTGTCGAGCGCCGGGACGTCCTCGATCTCGTAGAACTTGCCGTCGACCTTCACGCGCTGGAACCCGCGTTTCTGAAGTTCGCCGAACTCTTTTCGATATTCCCCTTTGCGACCCCGCACCAGCGGCGCCAGCAGGTAAAGGCGCGTGCCTTCCTCCATCGCCATGATCCGGTCGACCATCTGGGATACGGTCTGGCTTTCGATCGGCAGGCCCGTGGCCGGGGAATAGGGGACCCCGACGCGCGCCCACAGAAGGCGCATATAGTCATAGATCTCGGTCACGGTCCCGACGGTGGATCGCGGGTTGCGCGACGTCGTCTTCTGCTCGATGGAAATCGCGGGTGACAGACCTTCGATCAGGTCGACATCCGGCTTCTGCATCATCTCCAGGAACTGCCGGGCATAGGCCGAGAGGCTTTCGACATAGCGGCGCTGCCCGTCGGCATAGATCGTATCGAATGCAAGGGAGGATTTGCCGGATCCGCTGAGCCCGGTGATCACCACCAGCTTGTCCCGGGGCAGGTCGACATCGACGTTCTTTAAGTTGTGCTCACGCGCGCCGCGAACTGAAATCGTGTCGTTGACCATGAACCTCACCGGTTTTGAGCTGAGAAATTTGAGCAAGGGAATATAGGGGACCATTCCGTGAACTTCGAGTCCGGATGCTGCATCGCAGCCAGTTATCCCCAGGAATTGCTGACACCTGTTGTCATTCTTCCGGCCCCCGTCGGCGCGTCAGCGCAATTTCGGCAAGAATTTGTTAAATCTCGTCGCCCGAGTGGAAAATTTATTAACGAAATCTTGGCTATTTTCGGTGATCTGTGAGTCGGTGAGTTTACGCAGTGCAAAGATGTGGGGAATTGCAACATGGCGTTGGCGACGGAAGCCGGGACTAACGGGCCAGATGAGGGGGGCTCGACGACCCGTTTCGGATTGCGGGTGAAGCTGCTCCTGGCGATGGGGGTAATTGCCGCTACAACAGTGATTTCGGCGGGGATCAGCGGTCTGTCCTTTGATCGGATTTCCGATCAGATGAACCTGTTCAGCTCCCGGACGTTGTCAGACCTTGAAGCCGCGCAACGGGTCAGCGCGCTGGGCCCCAGCGTCGGCGCCGGCGCGGCAAACCTGATCGCGTCGCCCAGCGAGGCGGAACGCATCCAGCGCTTTGAGCGATTGCAGCAGGACATCGCCGAGTTGCGTCAGGTGGTGCAGAACCTTTCCGGCGCCGACGCGTCGGATGCTGACATCCAGGCGACCATCGAATCCCTGGCCGCCAATCTGAGATTGATCAATGACGCCGTCGGCCGCCGCACCTCACAGGAACAGGCTGTCGCCGCGGCTTTTGAAGAGATCGCCACCGCGCGCAAGGCGCTGAACGACCAGCTTGGGCCGTATATCGAGGAACTGAGTGGCAATGTCGGCGACAATTTCAACAACATGCTGACCCAGCCCGACAAGATGATGGAGTTCTTGTTCCCGTTATATGGCGCCTACGGCAAGGTACAGGTGCTGCATACGGTTCAGGCCTTCTCCGATCAGATCATGACGCATGTCGTCACCATCGCGACCGCGCCGACGGAAGCGCGCATGCGTGAAGCGGATGCCGAAGCGCAGGAACTGCTGCGCTGGGCCTCCGACACGCGATCGGCGCTCAACGCGGATTTCACGGAATCGGGGCGGGCCGTCGCGGAACTGCTCAAGGCATTCTTCGAGGTGCTCGGCAAGGAAAAGGGCCTCGCCTTTCATCGGGCTCAGGTTTTCGCAGTTCAGGCGGAACTGGAAACGTTGATGGCCGAAAACCAGCAACTTGTTGCCAAGCTTGAAGATTTTACACTGGATGCCGCCGGGGCGGCGGCTCAGGGCGGTCGGGAGTCCATCGGCCTGGTCGAGGACACGGTCCTGCAATCGGAGATCTGGTTGATTGCGATCAGCATCCTGTCGATCGCTCTGGCTTTCGGCATCGGCTACTTCTATGTCGGCCGCATGGTGGTCGGGCGCCTGCTGAACCTCTCCGACGCGATGGAGCGCATTGCCGGCGGCGATCTGGACTCTGAAATCGATACCCGCCAGGGCGACGAAATCGGCAATATGAGCCGGGCGCTGGTGACGCTCCGCGAAAACTCCCGCAAGGTCGAGAGCCTTCGGGCCGAGAAGGAAGTTGCCGACCGAAATGCGGAACGCGAACGGCGCGCCGCCCTGAACCGGTTGGCCGACGATTTCAACAGCCGCGTTTCCGCCATTGTTCAAAGCGTGGATGTCGCCGTTTCCGGGCTGACCGATGCGGTGAACGGCATGGCGCAGGATACATCGCGCTCCGCGGAACAGGCCCGTGCGGCTTCCCGATCGGCGCAGACCTCGGTGGATCGGATCGGCAGCGTGTCGCAGACGTCTCTGGAACTGTCCGAATCCATGCGGGATATGAGCGCCCGCACCAGTGAGGCGTCGCGCATCTCGGGCTCTGTCACGCAGGATGCGGAGCGAACGGATACGGCAGTGGAATCGCTCTCGGAAGCCGCTGCCCGGATCGGCGACGTCGTTGCCCTGATCTCCGATATTGCCGAACAGACCAATCTGCTGGCGCTGAATGCAACGATCGAGGCGGCGCGAGCGGGTGAGGCCGGAAAGGGATTTGCCGTCGTGGCGAACGAGGTGAAGAGCCTGGCCAACCAGACCGCATCCGCGACCGGCGACATCGTGGCCCAGGTCGATGCCATCAAATCGGCGGTGCGCGAAGCGGCGGATACGACCAAGCTGGTGACCGAAGGGGTCGGCAATGTCGACCGCGTCGTCTCGGAAATTGCCGACGTCACCCAGCGTCAGACGGATGCGACGGCGGCCATTAATGAGACCATGCAGTCGACCTCTCAGGAGATCGAATCCGTGAACGGGCAGGTCGGCAGCATCATGGCCGCCTCCGAACAGGTTCAGTCGGCATCCGACGCCCTGGTCCGCGGAGTCGGCGAAGTTCGTCAGAGCACGGGTGATCTGGCCCGCGAACTTGAACGGTTCGTGACGGATATTCGTCGGGACGATTCCGAGGCCCGTGCGACCTGATCAGTTCGTGTTCAGGAAGTCCCCGATACGCTCGATGGCGCGCAGAATGTTCTCCTGGGAGTTCGCGTAGGAAATCCGCAGGTAGCCTTCACCGTGGATGCCGAAACTGGTGCCGGCAATTGCCGCGACATGCGCTTCGGTCAGCAGCTTGTCCTGCAAGGTGCGGGCATCCAGTCCGGTGCCCGAAATGTTCGGAAAGGCATAGAAGGCCCCGCCTGGATCGACACAGGATACGCCCGGAAGGTCGTTTAGCGCGGCAACGGTCGCTTTGCGCCTGGCGTCGAATGCCGTCACCATGTCCCGGGCGGCATCCTGCGGCCCCTCTAGAGCGGCAATCCCGGCATACTGGGTGGCGGCGTTGACGCAGGAATGGTCGTTGATTGCTAGCCGGGTTGCCTTCTCGACCAGTTTCTCCGGCCACACGGCATAGCCCAGACGCCAACCCGTCATCGCATAGGTCTTCGACCAGCCGTCCAGCATGATCGCGCGGTTCGCCAGATGCGGATACTGGAGGATCGAACAGTGCTGCCGGCCGTCATACAGCATGCAAGAATAGATTTCGTCGGACAGGATCGCGACGTCCGGATGCCGCTCCAGCCCGGCGGCAAGCTTGTCCATTTCCGCCACCGGCGTGACCCCGCCCGTCGGATTGGCCGGACTGTTGACGATGATCAGGCGGGTTTTCGGCGTGATGAGGGACAGCAACTCGTCGGCGGAAAAGGCGAAGCCGTTTTCCTCGCGCAGGGGCAGGGGGACCGCCCTGGCGCCGCTGAACTCGATCGCGGATCGATAGATCGGGAAACCGGGGTCCGGATAGATGATTTCCGCACCGGGCTCTCCGAACATCAGCATGGCGAAGAACATCGTGACCTTGCCCCCGGGCACGACAACGACCCGGTTCGGGTCGACTTCGACACCGTGGCGGCGTTCCAGGTCGGCGCTGATGGCTTCCCGCAAGGCCGGAATACCGTTGGCCGGCGTATAGCCGTGATGCCCGTTGCGCAGGGCCTTTGCAGCGGCCTCTACGATATGCGGCGGAGTCGGAAAATCGGGCTGGCCGATGCCGAGATTGATCATGTCCGCGCCACGCGCACTCAACGCATTCGCCTTGGCAAGGACGTCGAAGGCGGTTTCGGTGCCGAGGCGGTCCATGCGGGCGGCGAGTAGGGGCATGTCGGTCAATCTCCTGTCGGTCAGCGGGCCACGCAGAAATGCGGGCCGAGATTAGGACCAAGGTGGAGGGCTCTGCAAGGCGGCGGTCGTCCCGCTGCGTCCAGGCATGCGTGGGGTCTGATCCGGCAGAGGTACGGTAGGAAAGGGCTAGTCGTCTTCGTCCACGCCGATATCGAACAGTTCGGTGGCGGCGAGGGTGGAGATATCCAGAAGCTTGTGATTTCGCGGGTCGTCGGGATCGATCATGTTGGAGATTCGCGAATACATCTCGGGTATCTGCGCTTCCGTGCCGTTGGCCATTGTCTGTCGGATGCCGTAGCGAATCTGACTGCGTTCCTTGTCGCTCAGGCGGCTCAGCATGCTTTTGGTGATCCAGATCGAACCGTCCCGGGAAAAGTCGCTGAGGCGTGACGCCCGATTGATCGTGTCACCTAGGGCGGTGAATTCGATGAATGTCGGCCCCTCGAAGGTTCCGAACCATTCCTCGCCCTGCTCAAGGCCGAAATTCAGGTGCAATGTGGTGCCCCAGTTCTTCCGGCTCTGCCATTCGCGGTTTACCTTGCGCATGGCCGCGCGCATCTCGAACGAGCACTGAATGGCGTTCAGGATATAGTTCGAATCGGGCTGCGGCAGGAAGTAGTACAGCATGCCGTCGCCTGCATGCTTGCCGTAGGTGGCGTAATACTTCCGCAGATAGGGCTGCATCGTCGTCCAGATCGAGTTGATCAACTCGAAATACTGCTCGGGCGGCAGTTCGGCGCAAATGCGCATCGAACTCTGCAGGTCCGCCACCAGGACGGCGAGAGAGGTCACATAGGGCCGTCGAACCCTCAGCAGGTCGCGAATGACGATGTCGCGACGGCTGAGCCAGCTCATGAAGCTTTCCTGCTCCCGCGCTTCCGGGGCAATCGTGAAAAAGATCCCCTCCCGGAAGAAGGTTGCGTAAAGCCTGTGCCACTTCTGCGGCTCGTCGCGCGCGGCCAGATTGACCTCCGCGTCGCTGGTCATCTGATGGGTCGGCACCGCCTGGACGCGGTCATAGAGCTGACCCAACAGTTCGGCTTCGCGCGAATCCAGATGCGGGTTGCTGAGGAACAGGAATGCCTTCGACGCCCTGCGCTTGGCGATTGTCAGGTGGAACTTCAGCAGTTCCGGCAGGCCATCCGCGTTCCGGGCGATCGGACTCGACAGCAGCAGGTTGAACAGGCTCGAATCCTCGATGGCCGGAGGCAGGCCGTCCGGCCTGCCGAACAACTCCTTCAGGGCAAATTCGTTTGCCCATTCGACCTGGAACTTGTGATTGATCAGATAGGCCGGAGTCGAAAGATCCTCGACCGACAGATGACGCAGAACGCGCTCCGTATCGGTCCCGGATTCCCCGCGGCCCCCCGACAAGGCCGTCAGTTTTGACGGACTCGGTCCGGACGGATCATGCGAATCCAACATTTTCCCCTCCCTCACTCGCGGTGTTCTGCCGCAGAGTGGATGGTGGCGGACTTCTGCCGCCGGAACAGGCCCTGCCAGACCCGGTCCCAAATAAATCCGGTCAATTTGGATTCACTCGCAAGCTGGGACTGTGGAAATTTATTCAAATATTCAATGGTGTAAACAGGTATTCGCAACTGAAGCCTAAGAAAGTGCAAGTGAATCCATATCTAGTATTTCCGTTGGATTCGACCCCCAATTGCGGTTCGGTTTTGAGGGGCAATCGGACGATACCATCGCTTGACGGGACCGCGCCCACGGCGTAAAAGCGCCGCCGCTGAGGGCGTACTGTCGGTCCGTCCCATGGTGGCTGTAGTTCAGTTGGTTAGAACGCCGGATTGTGATTCCGGAGGTCGTGGGTTCAAGTCCCATCAGCCACCCCAGCTTTCCCGGAAAATCAAGGCGTTATGGACGCGGCGGCGGGATCTGCCGACGGCTGATCGCGCGTATCTGGAATCGAGACGGTGCCAGGGCGTGACGAACGGCGTCGCTGACGGCGACGGGCGATCCGTCAATCTGGGCGG of Alphaproteobacteria bacterium contains these proteins:
- a CDS encoding pyridoxal phosphate-dependent aminotransferase, producing MPLLAARMDRLGTETAFDVLAKANALSARGADMINLGIGQPDFPTPPHIVEAAAKALRNGHHGYTPANGIPALREAISADLERRHGVEVDPNRVVVVPGGKVTMFFAMLMFGEPGAEIIYPDPGFPIYRSAIEFSGARAVPLPLREENGFAFSADELLSLITPKTRLIIVNSPANPTGGVTPVAEMDKLAAGLERHPDVAILSDEIYSCMLYDGRQHCSILQYPHLANRAIMLDGWSKTYAMTGWRLGYAVWPEKLVEKATRLAINDHSCVNAATQYAGIAALEGPQDAARDMVTAFDARRKATVAALNDLPGVSCVDPGGAFYAFPNISGTGLDARTLQDKLLTEAHVAAIAGTSFGIHGEGYLRISYANSQENILRAIERIGDFLNTN
- a CDS encoding adenylate/guanylate cyclase domain-containing protein — its product is MLDSHDPSGPSPSKLTALSGGRGESGTDTERVLRHLSVEDLSTPAYLINHKFQVEWANEFALKELFGRPDGLPPAIEDSSLFNLLLSSPIARNADGLPELLKFHLTIAKRRASKAFLFLSNPHLDSREAELLGQLYDRVQAVPTHQMTSDAEVNLAARDEPQKWHRLYATFFREGIFFTIAPEAREQESFMSWLSRRDIVIRDLLRVRRPYVTSLAVLVADLQSSMRICAELPPEQYFELINSIWTTMQPYLRKYYATYGKHAGDGMLYYFLPQPDSNYILNAIQCSFEMRAAMRKVNREWQSRKNWGTTLHLNFGLEQGEEWFGTFEGPTFIEFTALGDTINRASRLSDFSRDGSIWITKSMLSRLSDKERSQIRYGIRQTMANGTEAQIPEMYSRISNMIDPDDPRNHKLLDISTLAATELFDIGVDEDD
- a CDS encoding methyl-accepting chemotaxis protein, yielding MALATEAGTNGPDEGGSTTRFGLRVKLLLAMGVIAATTVISAGISGLSFDRISDQMNLFSSRTLSDLEAAQRVSALGPSVGAGAANLIASPSEAERIQRFERLQQDIAELRQVVQNLSGADASDADIQATIESLAANLRLINDAVGRRTSQEQAVAAAFEEIATARKALNDQLGPYIEELSGNVGDNFNNMLTQPDKMMEFLFPLYGAYGKVQVLHTVQAFSDQIMTHVVTIATAPTEARMREADAEAQELLRWASDTRSALNADFTESGRAVAELLKAFFEVLGKEKGLAFHRAQVFAVQAELETLMAENQQLVAKLEDFTLDAAGAAAQGGRESIGLVEDTVLQSEIWLIAISILSIALAFGIGYFYVGRMVVGRLLNLSDAMERIAGGDLDSEIDTRQGDEIGNMSRALVTLRENSRKVESLRAEKEVADRNAERERRAALNRLADDFNSRVSAIVQSVDVAVSGLTDAVNGMAQDTSRSAEQARAASRSAQTSVDRIGSVSQTSLELSESMRDMSARTSEASRISGSVTQDAERTDTAVESLSEAAARIGDVVALISDIAEQTNLLALNATIEAARAGEAGKGFAVVANEVKSLANQTASATGDIVAQVDAIKSAVREAADTTKLVTEGVGNVDRVVSEIADVTQRQTDATAAINETMQSTSQEIESVNGQVGSIMAASEQVQSASDALVRGVGEVRQSTGDLARELERFVTDIRRDDSEARAT